Proteins from a single region of Bradyrhizobium diazoefficiens:
- a CDS encoding oligopeptide/dipeptide ABC transporter ATP-binding protein — protein sequence MTVVSRPLLDVKDLQQRYTLPRESLFRPPGHVRALNGVSVQLAAGKSLGIVGESGSGKSTFARVVMALERPTAGQVTLLGRDLNQISADDLRRARRDFQMVFQDPYGSLDPRQTIARIVAEPLTVLDDADRTTFRARVAAVLKQVGLRDADMDKYPHEFSGGQRQRIAIARALITQPKLIVADEPVSALDVSVQAQVLNLMQDLQEQFGLSYILISHDLAVVDYLCDEVAVMYLGRIVEQGRPEDLFEHCAHPYTRALLDAVPRARAVGGRRRRGAQAIASQSAVVTGCPYAARCPLADQHCREVPPLLRNVGEGHLAACHKAEAVMALPQAAMEG from the coding sequence ATGACCGTCGTCTCCAGGCCGCTGCTCGACGTTAAAGACCTCCAGCAGCGCTACACGCTGCCTCGCGAGAGCTTGTTCCGCCCGCCGGGGCATGTACGTGCGCTCAACGGGGTGAGCGTGCAACTTGCCGCTGGCAAGAGCCTCGGCATCGTCGGCGAGTCCGGCTCCGGCAAATCCACTTTTGCGCGCGTCGTGATGGCGCTGGAGCGGCCGACCGCGGGGCAGGTTACGCTGCTCGGGCGCGACCTCAATCAAATCTCGGCCGACGACCTGCGCCGCGCCCGGCGCGATTTCCAGATGGTGTTCCAGGATCCTTACGGATCGCTCGACCCGCGCCAGACCATTGCGCGCATCGTCGCCGAGCCGCTCACGGTGCTTGATGACGCCGACCGCACCACGTTCCGCGCCCGCGTCGCTGCAGTGCTGAAGCAGGTCGGCTTGCGCGACGCGGACATGGACAAATATCCGCACGAGTTCTCCGGCGGCCAGCGCCAGCGCATCGCGATTGCGCGCGCGCTGATCACCCAACCAAAACTGATCGTCGCCGACGAGCCGGTCTCCGCGCTCGATGTCTCCGTGCAGGCCCAGGTCCTGAACCTGATGCAGGACCTCCAGGAGCAGTTCGGCCTCAGCTACATCCTGATCAGCCACGACCTCGCCGTCGTCGATTATCTCTGCGACGAGGTCGCGGTGATGTATCTCGGCCGCATCGTCGAGCAGGGGCGGCCCGAGGATCTGTTCGAGCATTGTGCCCATCCCTACACGCGGGCGCTGCTGGATGCCGTGCCGCGGGCGCGCGCCGTTGGCGGCCGGCGCCGGCGCGGGGCTCAGGCGATCGCCTCGCAATCGGCCGTCGTGACCGGATGCCCCTATGCGGCGCGCTGTCCGCTCGCCGACCAGCATTGCCGCGAGGTTCCGCCCTTGCTACGGAACGTGGGCGAGGGGCACCTCGCCGCCTGCCACAAGGCGGAGGCCGTGATGGCATTGCCGCAGGCGGCCATGGAAGGTTAG
- a CDS encoding ABC transporter substrate-binding protein — translation MLKKLSIVAVAAALAAAPLPVLAQAKKDSVVMGMTLEPPGLDPTNAAAAAIAEVTLYNIYETLTKINEDGSTSPLLAESWTASPDLKTYTFKLRKGVKFQNGEAFDSAAVKFSFERNAAANSTNKDKSLFQSFEKIDAPDAGTVVLTLKYSEPNLPFLLGQATASIVEPKSAATNITQPVGTGPYQLGAWVKGSSITLNKWADYRNASAIKLSKVTIRFISDPAAQAAALLSGDVDAFPRIATRVVAQFKSDPRFTVLIGGSKAKTIVAINERKKPLDDVRVRRAILAAIDRKAMIEGAAEGFGTPIGSFYTPGSLGYVDTTGINPYDPEKAKKLLSEAGITTPLELSLKLPPPPYARQGGEILAAQLAKVGITAKIENVEWAQWLSQVFAPNGPHNYDLTIVSHVEPFDLVKLTEPDYYLGYNNEAFNGLYKQIVSTPDEAGRAKLLGDAQRMLATDAVAGFLFQPQWPTVINKKLKGVWKEVPQFENDFSAWSWE, via the coding sequence ATGTTGAAGAAGCTATCGATCGTCGCTGTTGCCGCAGCATTGGCCGCGGCGCCGTTGCCGGTGCTGGCACAGGCCAAGAAGGACAGCGTCGTCATGGGCATGACACTGGAGCCGCCGGGGCTCGATCCCACCAACGCGGCCGCTGCCGCGATCGCCGAGGTCACGCTCTACAATATTTACGAGACCCTGACCAAGATCAACGAGGACGGCTCGACCTCGCCATTGCTGGCCGAAAGCTGGACCGCGTCGCCGGACCTGAAGACCTATACGTTCAAGCTGCGCAAGGGCGTCAAATTCCAGAACGGCGAAGCCTTCGATTCCGCCGCGGTGAAATTCTCGTTCGAACGCAACGCCGCCGCGAACAGCACCAACAAGGACAAGAGCCTGTTCCAGAGCTTCGAGAAGATCGATGCGCCCGACGCCGGAACGGTCGTGCTCACGCTCAAATATTCCGAGCCGAACCTGCCGTTCCTGCTGGGGCAGGCGACCGCCTCGATCGTCGAGCCGAAGAGCGCTGCCACCAACATCACTCAGCCGGTCGGGACCGGCCCGTATCAGCTCGGTGCCTGGGTCAAGGGCTCTTCGATCACCCTGAACAAATGGGCCGACTATCGTAACGCTTCTGCGATCAAGCTGTCCAAGGTGACGATCCGTTTCATCTCGGATCCCGCCGCGCAAGCCGCGGCGCTGCTCTCGGGCGACGTCGATGCGTTTCCGCGCATTGCGACCCGCGTCGTTGCCCAGTTCAAGAGCGATCCGCGCTTCACCGTGCTGATCGGCGGTTCCAAGGCCAAGACGATCGTCGCCATCAATGAGCGGAAGAAGCCGCTCGATGATGTCCGCGTTCGCCGCGCCATTCTCGCCGCGATCGATCGCAAGGCGATGATCGAGGGCGCCGCCGAGGGGTTCGGCACGCCGATCGGCAGCTTCTACACGCCGGGATCGCTCGGCTATGTCGACACCACCGGCATCAATCCTTACGATCCCGAGAAGGCGAAGAAGCTGCTCAGCGAGGCCGGCATCACCACGCCGCTCGAACTCAGCCTGAAGCTGCCGCCGCCGCCCTACGCGCGACAGGGCGGCGAAATCCTCGCGGCGCAGCTCGCCAAGGTCGGCATCACCGCCAAGATCGAGAACGTCGAGTGGGCGCAATGGCTGTCGCAGGTGTTCGCCCCCAACGGCCCGCACAATTACGACCTCACCATCGTCTCCCATGTCGAGCCGTTCGATCTCGTGAAGCTGACCGAGCCCGACTATTACCTCGGCTACAACAACGAGGCGTTCAACGGGCTCTACAAGCAGATCGTGTCGACGCCCGACGAGGCAGGCCGCGCCAAGCTGCTCGGCGATGCCCAGCGCATGCTGGCGACCGATGCGGTGGCCGGCTTCCTGTTCCAGCCGCAATGGCCCACGGTCATCAACAAGAAGCTGAAAGGTGTCTGGAAGGAAGTCCCGCAGTTCGAGAACGATTTCTCGGCCTGGTCCTGGGAGTAA
- a CDS encoding ABC transporter ATP-binding protein, with translation MADPATMLLIDVDNLGVRLNTSRGPAQAVRGVSFALKRGETLGLVGESGCGKSVTALSLMGLLPDSALVTGSIKLDGSELARLPDADYCELRGNRISMIFQEPMTALNPMHTIGHQVAEPLRRHRKFSASQARREAIALLDRVGLPDPAKRIDAYPHQFSGGQRQRVTIAMALACEPDLLIADEPTTALDVTIQGQILDLIADLVEERGMSMILISHDLGVIAENVQRMMVMYGGTVVESGPTDEVFRRMGHPYTQGLFRARPKLGARKGTRLTTISGTVPELADLPGGCAFSDRCPLVIDQCRAALPPMVDVGPGHGVRCIRTDVSMTERVGALSA, from the coding sequence ATGGCTGATCCCGCAACCATGCTGCTGATTGACGTCGACAATCTCGGCGTTCGCCTCAATACCAGCCGCGGGCCGGCACAGGCGGTGCGCGGCGTCAGTTTTGCGCTGAAGCGCGGCGAGACGCTCGGGCTCGTCGGTGAATCCGGCTGCGGCAAGTCGGTTACGGCGCTGTCGCTGATGGGATTGCTGCCGGACAGCGCGCTCGTCACCGGCAGCATCAAGCTTGATGGCAGTGAGCTCGCGCGTCTCCCGGATGCGGATTACTGCGAGCTGCGCGGCAACCGCATCAGCATGATCTTCCAGGAGCCGATGACCGCGCTCAATCCGATGCACACGATCGGCCATCAGGTCGCCGAGCCGCTGCGGCGTCACAGGAAATTCTCAGCGTCGCAGGCACGGCGAGAAGCGATCGCCTTGCTCGATCGGGTCGGACTGCCGGATCCGGCCAAACGCATCGATGCCTATCCGCACCAATTCTCAGGCGGCCAGCGCCAGCGCGTCACGATTGCGATGGCGCTTGCCTGCGAGCCCGACCTCTTGATCGCGGATGAGCCGACCACGGCGCTTGACGTCACCATCCAGGGCCAGATCCTCGATCTCATCGCCGATCTCGTCGAGGAGCGCGGCATGTCGATGATCCTGATCTCGCACGATCTCGGCGTCATCGCCGAGAACGTGCAGCGGATGATGGTGATGTATGGCGGCACCGTGGTCGAGAGCGGCCCGACCGACGAGGTATTCCGCCGCATGGGCCATCCCTATACGCAAGGCCTGTTCCGCGCCCGGCCGAAGCTCGGCGCGCGCAAGGGAACACGGCTGACGACGATCTCGGGCACGGTGCCGGAGCTCGCCGATCTGCCGGGAGGCTGCGCGTTCTCGGATCGATGCCCACTCGTGATCGATCAGTGCCGCGCCGCGTTGCCGCCGATGGTGGATGTCGGGCCTGGCCATGGCGTGCGCTGCATCCGGACGGACGTGTCGATGACCGAACGCGTCGGAGCGCTGTCCGCATGA
- a CDS encoding alpha/beta hydrolase — MSDFIHRFEPATSAGSPPLLLLHGTGGDENDLLGLGKMISPGSALLSPRGRVLEHGMPRFFRRLAEGVFDEEDVRRRALELGDFVADARQRYGIAAPVAVGFSNGANIAAALLLLKPDVLAGAVLLRAMVPFSAPPKAELGGKPVLLLSGQADPIVPASNSSQLAAVLSKAGARVDHKVLPAGHQLSQADVALARDWIGNIGAEVA, encoded by the coding sequence TTCATCCATCGATTCGAGCCCGCGACCAGCGCGGGCTCCCCTCCGCTGCTGCTACTCCACGGCACCGGCGGCGACGAGAACGACCTGCTCGGGCTCGGCAAGATGATCTCACCCGGCTCCGCTTTGCTCTCGCCGCGCGGCCGCGTGCTCGAACACGGCATGCCGCGCTTCTTCCGCCGCCTTGCAGAAGGCGTGTTCGACGAGGAGGATGTGCGCCGCCGCGCGCTCGAGCTTGGCGACTTCGTCGCGGACGCGCGGCAGCGCTATGGCATCGCGGCACCGGTCGCCGTCGGCTTCTCCAACGGCGCCAACATCGCAGCCGCGCTGTTGCTGCTGAAGCCGGACGTGCTGGCAGGCGCCGTGCTGCTGCGCGCGATGGTGCCGTTCTCGGCCCCGCCTAAAGCCGAGCTCGGCGGCAAGCCAGTCCTGCTGCTGTCCGGGCAGGCTGATCCGATCGTGCCGGCAAGCAATTCGTCGCAGCTTGCAGCGGTATTGTCGAAAGCAGGTGCGCGGGTGGATCACAAGGTCCTGCCGGCAGGCCATCAGCTATCGCAGGCCGACGTGGCACTCGCCCGCGACTGGATCGGCAACATCGGCGCGGAAGTGGCCTGA